The DNA segment ATGAGCTGCTTTTGGAGTTTCCTAAGTTCCTTGCTGTCTGTTGTCAAGCTCATCGTTGTCTTAGTCTTCGCTATCTCTGCCTCAAGTCTCTTTTTTTCCTCTTCAAGCCTCTCTAAAAGTTCAAGGTCATTTAGGAACTCTTCAACAGATTGGTAGCGATTTTCCTTTCTCTTTGCTAGAAGCTTTTCAAAGATGCCATCATATTTGGCTAACTCCTTTTTGTAGTGGCTTGGCGGTTTCGGCTTTACATCCGGGTTAATGACTTTCGCCATAACCATAGCAGGAGAAGTTCCCGTATAAGGAAGCTTCCCAGTTAAAAGCTCGTAGAAAATCAACCCAAGCTGATAAATATCTGTTCTCACATCTGTGTGTCCGTATTGTTCCTCATCTAACTGTTCTGGGGCAGCATAAAGCAGAGTTAGCCCCTTTGTAGTAGTTGCAGTAGTTGAAATTGCACCAACTTTCGCCAGTCCCCAATCTGTGATTTTTGGTGTTAAATCACTTTTTAGGAGGACATTTTGTGGCTTAAGATCTCTGTGGTAAACCTGCTTGGAGTGCGCATGCTTTAAACCTTCCGCAATACCTTTAATTAGTTTTAAGGCTGTGTTTTCATCAACGGGTTTTGGATAGTTGCCAAGATCTCTAATAACTTCCCCGTCGAGGTTCACTCCCTCAATGAATTCTATCTCTAGGTGAGGAACTGGTTCGTCGAAAGCGTTGTAAAGTTTGACAATGTTCGGGTGGTCGAGAAGGCGCCAAGCATTGACCTCCTTAAGGAAGAACTTTTTGGCCTTCTCATCGAGACGGGAAATCTTAAGGGCGATGATTTTTCCATCACTCTTCCTCTTAACCTTGTAAACTTTGGCAAAACCACCTTCACCGAGAAATTCCAAGGGTTCATACTTGTCGAGGAGTTCTGGCGGGAAGTCTTTTACTCTGTCTTGAGTTAGTTTTATATCCTCTCTGGGCTTTTTATTTCTTGATTTGGCCACTACTATACCTAAGATGAGTAAAACTGCTAGACCTCCGATGTAGAGGAGTTTTGATGTTTCTGCAGGGATAAGTGGAGTGGAAGAAGAGCTTGTTGGAGTTGTGATCGGGCTTGATGAGCTTGATGGGGTTGGGGCTGATGTTTGGATAGGTGAAGTGGTTGGAATCAGTTCTAGTCTTGCGTTTATCGTGTGAGTTTTTGTTGGTTCAATAGTTATTGTTTGCGTAAAAATTTGGTAACCCTCTTTTTTAACTTCGACCTTGTGCTCTCCCGTTGACAGTTTGTAACCTTTTAGCGGCGTCTCTCCAATCTTTTTACCATCAAGGAAAACCTCAGCACCCTGAACATTACAGTAAACATTTAAAAAGCCAAAGAGAGCCTCTAACTGCACATTAATTTGTCTTTCTTCTCCCGCTTGGAGAGTAATAGTTTCAGTATGGGGCTTATAATCCTCTTTTCTAATCTCTACAGTATAAGTTCCCGGAGGAAGTTGAACAGTAATAGGAGTTTGACCTTTGTATATTCCTCCGATATACACTTCAGCGTTTGAAGGAGTTGATGAAACTGACAAAGTTGCCGTTTTTAGTATAAGTTTTGCATTAACAATGGTTGTTTTCCCCTCTGATATTGTCACTGTTTGAGTATAATCAAAGTACCCTGGTTTTCGTATTAGTAATGTATAAGTGCCCACAGCGAGTTTGTAGCTCTCTACGGGTGTAACACCTATGTATGTGTTATCTACGTAAACCTCTGCTCCAGCAGGAGTAGAATCAACGGTAAGGTATCCTATAGGGACTAAAGAAGCGGAGATGCTCTTGGTTTCTCCTGCTTGAATAGTTAATGTTGTCTCATAATCCAAATAATTTTGTTTTGTGAGCTTTATTGTATAGGAGCCAGGAGGCAACTCTAACGACAAGGGAGTTCTACCTTTGTATTCACCATTAACGTAAACTAGGGCATCAGAGGGTGTAGATGTGACTGACAAAGTACCAGTTTTTAATTTTAAGTTGACATTAACTGAGGAAGTTTCTCCTGGTGTTATAAACACGCTTGTAGAGTAGTCTTCGTATCCTTCCGCTTGGATAATAAGAGAGTGTTCTCCCGAGGAAAGCTCATAGTTTTCTAAAGGGGTTTTTCCAATAAATTTGCCGTCTACATAAACTGAAGCACCTGATGGAGTAGAATAGATCGTAAGATAGCCTACATTTGGTTTAAAAACAAACAGTGTTGTTGCTCCCCCTGCCAATAAATACGAATCATCCTGAGTAATACTTATACTCCACCCTTCTTCTCCAGTGTAATAGCTCCATTTAAGATCTCCCGTTTTGATGTCAAATGCATACACATTTCCATCGTTGCTGTACAGGTAAACTATACTGCTATCCGATGATATTGCTATGTCATCTGCATTGCCACTGCTAGAATACGTCCATAAAAGTTCTCCAAAACGATTAAATGTCAATATCTCTCCGTTATACAGCCCAACAACAACATACCGGCCATCTGAAGATACCTCAATACTAGTTGGTTGGTCACTTACAGAATACGTCTTTAAGACTTTCCCGTCGTTTAGATTAAGGAAGTATACCGAAGATTTCGTACCAAGTATCACAAGGTTATACAATTCATTGATACCCACTTTGTAGACTGGATAAATCTCA comes from the Methanomassiliicoccales archaeon genome and includes:
- a CDS encoding PEGA domain-containing protein, which translates into the protein MGGGVRGVEEMRFIDKRIILTFLFVLFFTGLASGESTIKPTWYKSIPGGIWTIQASNDYFVVGTQRNTIYAFSYSGKVLWKNENINGVPYYIAINPTGSLIAVGAIQFYNADWSESPKDHALLYLFTKDGKMLWSLDPEGVNKTQRITGNVLISEDSKYVLFGIWNEIPLGFDNHRVYMIDISGDVIWYRSVGDYITDIKATSGFVYIIVGTRSGAYLLNSEGKRIWDTTSSSSVEIYPVYKVGINELYNLVILGTKSSVYFLNLNDGKVLKTYSVSDQPTSIEVSSDGRYVVVGLYNGEILTFNRFGELLWTYSSSGNADDIAISSDSSIVYLYSNDGNVYAFDIKTGDLKWSYYTGEEGWSISITQDDSYLLAGGATTLFVFKPNVGYLTIYSTPSGASVYVDGKFIGKTPLENYELSSGEHSLIIQAEGYEDYSTSVFITPGETSSVNVNLKLKTGTLSVTSTPSDALVYVNGEYKGRTPLSLELPPGSYTIKLTKQNYLDYETTLTIQAGETKSISASLVPIGYLTVDSTPAGAEVYVDNTYIGVTPVESYKLAVGTYTLLIRKPGYFDYTQTVTISEGKTTIVNAKLILKTATLSVSSTPSNAEVYIGGIYKGQTPITVQLPPGTYTVEIRKEDYKPHTETITLQAGEERQINVQLEALFGFLNVYCNVQGAEVFLDGKKIGETPLKGYKLSTGEHKVEVKKEGYQIFTQTITIEPTKTHTINARLELIPTTSPIQTSAPTPSSSSSPITTPTSSSSTPLIPAETSKLLYIGGLAVLLILGIVVAKSRNKKPREDIKLTQDRVKDFPPELLDKYEPLEFLGEGGFAKVYKVKRKSDGKIIALKISRLDEKAKKFFLKEVNAWRLLDHPNIVKLYNAFDEPVPHLEIEFIEGVNLDGEVIRDLGNYPKPVDENTALKLIKGIAEGLKHAHSKQVYHRDLKPQNVLLKSDLTPKITDWGLAKVGAISTTATTTKGLTLLYAAPEQLDEEQYGHTDVRTDIYQLGLIFYELLTGKLPYTGTSPAMVMAKVINPDVKPKPPSHYKKELAKYDGIFEKLLAKRKENRYQSVEEFLNDLELLERLEEEKKRLEAEIAKTKTTMSLTTDSKELRKLQKQLIKQLNRNAILHAHLNDKAGLINALEELKALSKEHRNEIENAISQLEIMMRESVPISKSTLDELRVLLHKVEKEVEE